One region of Plasmodium vivax chromosome 7, whole genome shotgun sequence genomic DNA includes:
- a CDS encoding hypothetical protein (encoded by transcript PVX_005065A), with protein sequence MQFINTDLSDLPAWVANEKLKENATTYKYSSYYNEVYDIEKKYKLNSDLFKNLSKNIWWVHQEDAATDEFVKKRCYDLNYWLCDEVYNKLKAYGLEGDLENVIRRIHSVWTKIVEKEIPYKDYKCYPDDKLIFNMSYLKDIKDLFDFFEDFASTKRDIIANTEEACLKYQTHVKKRVLFVKDILMIMKNIAQQVFCSN encoded by the exons ATGCAATTC ATCAATACTGACCTTAGTGATTTACCTGCATGGGTAGCTAACGAGAAGTTGAAGGAAAATGCAactacatataaatatagtaGCTATTACAATGAAGTGTACGATATAGAGAAAAAGTATAAATTGAATAGcgatttatttaaaaatctgagcaaaaatatatggtGGGTACATCAGGAGGATGCTGCTACGGACGAATTCGTTAAGAAGCGTTGCTATGATTTAAATTACTGGTTATGTGATGAGGTATATAATAAGCTTAAAGCTTATGGACTTGAGGGAGATCTGGAGAATGTTATTCGTAGGATTCATAGTGTATGGACAAAAATTGTTGAAAAGGAGATTCCTTATAAGGATTATAAATGCTATCCTGAtgacaaattaatttttaacatgaGTTATTTGAAGGATATTAAGgatttatttgatttttttgaagatttTGCATCAACGAAAAGGGATATTATCGCGAACACAGAGGAAGCTTGCCTTAAATACC AGACTCATGTAAAGAAGAgggttttatttgtaaaagatatattgatgattatgaaaaatatcgCCCAGCAGGTATTTTGTTCCAATTAG